In Lacerta agilis isolate rLacAgi1 chromosome 1, rLacAgi1.pri, whole genome shotgun sequence, the following proteins share a genomic window:
- the CHST1 gene encoding carbohydrate sulfotransferase 1 encodes MQCSWKAVLLLALASIAIQYTAIRTFTTKSFHSCPVPPNPMNCSLNQEIESADRLCDENPTLAYNTSKKTHVLILATTRSGSSFVGQLFNQHFDVFYLFEPLYHVQYTLIPKLTQTKGSTDRRIMLGAGRDLLRSLYDCDLYFLENYIKPQPVNHTTDRLFRRGASKALCSPPVCETLAASADIPLEEGDCVKKCGTLNLTLATESCKDHGHVAIKTVRVPEVNDLRALVEDPRLNLKIIQLVRDPRGILASRSETFRDTYRLWRIWDGTGRKPYNLDVTQLTTVCEDFLNSVSTGLNRPPWLKGKYMLVRYEDLARNPLKKTEEMYEFLGIPMDSNVERWIQNNTRGDRSAAKHKYGTVRNSAATAEKWRFRLSFEIVAFTQNACQQVLVQLGYKLVSSEEELKNLSISLVEERDFLPFW; translated from the coding sequence ATGCAATGTTCCTGGAAGGCTGTCCTCCTACTTGCTTTGGCCTCCATTGCTATCCAGTACACAGCCATCCGCACCTTCACGACCAAGTCCTTCCACAGCTGCCCTGTACCTCCCAACCCAATGAACTGTAGCCTGAACCAGGAGATTGAATCGGCCGACCGGCTGTGTGATGAAAACCCCACCCTTGCTTACAACACCTCCAAAAAGACGCATGTTCTGATCTTGGCCACCACCAGAAGCGGGTCCTCTTTCGTCGGGCAGCTCTTCAACCAGCACTTTGATGTCTTCTATTTGTTTGAGCCCCTTTACCACGTCCAGTACACCTTGATCCCGAAGCTGACACAGACGAAGGGCTCCACGGACCGGCGGATCATGCTGGGTGCTGGCCGAGATTTGCTGAGAAGCCTCTACGACTGTGACCTTTACTTCCTGGAAAATTACATCAAGCCCCAGCCTGTGAACCACACGACAGACAGGCTCTTCCGGAGGGGGGCTAGCAAAGCTCTGTGCTCCCCACCAGTTTGTGAGACGCTGGCGGCATCCGCCGACATACCTCTGGAAGAAGGcgactgtgtgaagaagtgtggcACTTTGAACCTGACCCTGGCCACCGAATCATGTAAGGATCACGGGCATGTTGCTATCAAAACAGTGCGGGTGCCAGAGGTCAATGACCTCCGAGCCTTGGTGGAGGACCCCAGGCTCAATTTGAAAATCATACAATTGGTGAGGGACCCTAGGGGCATCCTGGCTTCCAGGAGTGAGACATTCCGAGACACTTACAGACTTTGGCGGATCTGGGATGGCACAGGCAGGAAGCCCTACAACTTGGACGTGACTCAGCTCACCACCGTCTGTGAGGACTTTTTGAACTCTGTTTCCACCGGGCTGAATCGGCCGCCTTGGCTCAAGGGAAAATACATGCTGGTGAGGTACGAAGACCTGGCCAGGAATCCCTTAAAAAAGACCGAGGAGATGTATGAATTCCTTGGCATTCCCATGGACAGCAACGTGGAGCGATGGATACAGAACAACACAAGGGGTGATCGGTCTGCGGCAAAACACAAGTATGGGACTGTCCGGAACTCAGCGGCGACCGCAGAGAAGTGGAGGTTCCGCCTCTCGTTCGAAATTGTGGCGTTCACGCAGAACGCGTGCCAGCAGGTGTTGGTACAACTGGGCTACAAACTGGTGTCCTccgaggaggaattgaagaacctctCCATCAGCCTGGTGGAGGAGAGGGACTTCCTGCCCTTCTGGTAA
- the LOC117047399 gene encoding transmembrane protein 263-like, which yields MSILADLRKDCPQQQSGMIWRVTGGLYSITRGAVGATLGGVAWVGSKGFELTKTAVTSVPTASVGLVKGSVSAVTSGVGAVGSAVASKVPFTTKKKDKAD from the exons ATGAGTATATTAGCAG ACCTTAGGAAAGACTGCCCACAGCAACAATCTGGCATGATCTGGAGAGTGACAGGGGGCCTGTACAGCATCACCCGAGGAGCCGTGGGGGCAACGCTGGGGGGAGTGGCTTGGGTTGGTAGCAAAGGCTTTGAACTCACCAAAACAGCAGTGACCAGCGTCCCTACAGCCAGCGTTGGACTAGTAAAGGGCAGTGTCTCAGCAGTGACCAGTGGCGTGGGAGCTGTTGGCAGTGCAGTGGCCAGCAAAGTCCCTTTCACCACAAAGAAGAAGGACAAGGCCGACTAG